In Rubrivirga marina, the following are encoded in one genomic region:
- a CDS encoding bifunctional metallophosphatase/5'-nucleotidase, translating into MKLPSICRLLLVTAAGLVGCAPTAPVVSSSIVGPSSDVTFTVLQMNDVYEITPVEGGQSGGLARVAGLRQELLERDPNTITVLAGDFLSPSALGTARVDGERLAGKQMVAVLNALGLDAAAIGNHEFDVSEEAFHARVAEARFPFVSANVRTAEGRPFADVAPRLVMPLAVAPGDTIRVGIASVVLPSNDAAYVSYVDADSTLRAEVARLDAETDVVIGLTHLAFADDVAAAATIPGLDMVLGGHEHENVRAYRGPDLTPVLKADANARTVYVHRVTLDRATGNVTVISELVPITPDTPTDAATAAVVEEWVEAAYAGFRADGFDPDRVAVVTTEALDGREGTVRTRPARLGKLIAEGFRQASGAEAALFNGGSVRVDDVLSAGPFTEYDAIRVLPFGGTVVTVTMPGRLLTRVLDQGEANAGTGGYLQTAGIGREGGTWTVNGTPVDPARTYTVATNDFLVSGREAGLDYFDVETNPDLVLVGEHGDVRRALLDELVRTYE; encoded by the coding sequence ATGAAGCTCCCGTCCATCTGCCGTCTCCTCCTCGTAACCGCCGCTGGCCTCGTCGGTTGTGCGCCGACGGCGCCGGTCGTGTCCTCGAGCATCGTCGGGCCCTCGTCGGACGTCACGTTCACCGTCCTCCAGATGAACGACGTGTATGAGATCACGCCGGTCGAGGGCGGCCAGTCGGGGGGATTGGCGCGTGTGGCGGGCCTTCGGCAGGAACTCCTCGAGCGCGACCCCAACACGATCACGGTCCTCGCAGGAGACTTCCTCAGCCCGTCGGCGCTGGGCACGGCGCGCGTGGACGGCGAGCGGCTGGCGGGCAAGCAGATGGTCGCCGTCCTCAACGCGCTGGGTCTCGACGCGGCCGCGATCGGCAACCACGAGTTCGACGTGTCGGAAGAGGCGTTTCACGCCCGGGTCGCCGAGGCCCGCTTCCCGTTCGTCTCGGCCAACGTTCGCACGGCGGAGGGCCGGCCGTTCGCGGACGTGGCGCCCCGCCTCGTGATGCCCCTCGCCGTCGCGCCCGGCGACACGATCCGCGTCGGGATCGCGAGCGTGGTGCTCCCCTCGAACGACGCGGCCTACGTGAGCTACGTCGACGCCGACTCGACGCTCCGGGCCGAGGTCGCCCGCCTCGACGCCGAGACGGACGTGGTCATCGGCCTCACGCACCTCGCCTTTGCCGACGACGTGGCCGCCGCGGCCACGATCCCCGGGCTCGACATGGTCCTCGGCGGGCACGAGCACGAGAACGTCCGCGCCTACCGCGGGCCCGACCTCACGCCCGTCCTCAAGGCCGACGCGAACGCGCGGACGGTCTACGTCCACCGCGTCACGCTCGACCGCGCGACGGGCAATGTGACGGTCATCTCCGAACTCGTCCCGATCACGCCCGACACGCCGACCGACGCCGCGACCGCGGCCGTCGTCGAGGAGTGGGTCGAGGCCGCCTACGCCGGCTTCCGCGCCGACGGGTTCGACCCGGACCGCGTGGCCGTGGTTACGACCGAGGCGCTCGACGGGCGGGAGGGGACCGTCCGCACCCGCCCGGCCCGCCTCGGGAAGCTCATCGCGGAGGGCTTCCGCCAAGCGTCCGGCGCCGAGGCCGCCCTGTTCAACGGCGGCTCCGTGCGCGTCGACGACGTCCTCTCGGCTGGGCCGTTCACCGAATACGACGCGATCCGCGTGCTCCCGTTCGGCGGGACGGTCGTGACGGTCACGATGCCGGGCCGCCTCCTCACGCGCGTGCTCGACCAGGGCGAGGCCAACGCGGGGACCGGCGGCTACCTCCAGACCGCCGGCATCGGCCGCGAGGGCGGGACGTGGACCGTGAACGGGACGCCGGTCGACCCGGCGCGGACCTACACCGTCGCCACGAACGACTTCCTCGTCTCGGGCCGCGAGGCCGGGCTCGACTACTTCGACGTCGAGACGAACCCCGACCTCGTGCTCGTCGGCGAGCACGGCGACGTCCGCCGGGCGCTCCTCGACGAGCTCGTGCGGACCTACGAGTGA
- a CDS encoding FKBP-type peptidyl-prolyl cis-trans isomerase: protein MRTPRLLVRPALVGLIALAAGAPALSGCDSGGSAVCPTDVAFDIEDVTPDSVQAGDAIQQGDCISVAYVGRVAESGGIFSRGDDRRFVFPNDSRLPRGFILGLAGQQVGETRIVTVPPNLGYGPVDVNAGVEGLADVPSCSVLEFEITLNRIYQDNRSCSGS, encoded by the coding sequence ATGCGCACGCCCCGCCTCCTCGTCCGCCCCGCCCTCGTCGGGCTGATCGCGCTCGCCGCCGGCGCCCCGGCCCTCTCCGGGTGCGACAGCGGCGGATCGGCCGTCTGCCCCACCGACGTCGCGTTCGACATCGAAGACGTGACGCCGGACAGCGTGCAGGCCGGCGACGCCATCCAGCAGGGCGACTGCATCTCGGTCGCCTACGTCGGCCGTGTCGCCGAGAGCGGCGGGATCTTCTCGCGCGGCGACGACCGCCGCTTCGTGTTCCCCAACGACAGCCGGCTCCCGCGGGGGTTCATCCTCGGGCTCGCGGGCCAGCAGGTGGGCGAGACGCGGATCGTGACCGTCCCGCCCAACCTCGGCTACGGCCCCGTCGACGTCAACGCCGGCGTCGAGGGGCTCGCCGACGTCCCGTCGTGCTCGGTCCTCGAGTTCGAGATCACGCTGAACCGGATCTATCAGGACAACCGCTCCTGCTCCGGGAGCTAG
- a CDS encoding NUDIX hydrolase, giving the protein MLLFLPTFVRAHDPVPPEGWTADGEPYRLARTLAEAKAAAVAPDGQLGRVLVLDPARLDVRGGEAPTVSHVSREAVLNVDPDGDYWRPAPVSAGGGVVVRRDGDGVDVLLIFRRGAWDLPKGKLDEGETIRKTARREVAEEVGIRKKSITVTADLGTTVHGYVWPSREVYAVKTTHWFGMTTTAERFEPETKEGIEAVAWVPWAEARDRVGFDTLRALMDRIDPKALLG; this is encoded by the coding sequence GTGCTCCTCTTCCTGCCCACGTTCGTCCGCGCCCACGACCCCGTGCCCCCTGAGGGCTGGACCGCCGACGGCGAGCCGTACCGGCTCGCGCGCACGCTCGCCGAGGCGAAGGCCGCCGCGGTCGCGCCCGACGGCCAGCTTGGCCGCGTCCTCGTCCTCGACCCCGCCCGCCTCGACGTGCGAGGGGGCGAGGCGCCAACCGTGTCGCACGTCTCGCGCGAGGCCGTGCTCAACGTCGACCCCGACGGCGACTACTGGCGGCCGGCGCCCGTGTCGGCCGGCGGCGGCGTCGTCGTCCGCCGCGACGGGGACGGCGTCGACGTGCTTCTCATCTTCCGCCGCGGCGCGTGGGACCTCCCGAAGGGCAAGCTCGACGAGGGCGAGACGATCCGGAAAACGGCCCGCCGGGAGGTCGCCGAGGAGGTCGGCATCCGCAAGAAGTCGATCACCGTCACGGCCGACCTCGGGACGACGGTCCACGGCTACGTGTGGCCCTCCCGCGAGGTCTACGCCGTCAAGACGACGCACTGGTTCGGGATGACGACGACGGCCGAACGGTTCGAGCCCGAGACGAAGGAGGGGATCGAGGCCGTCGCGTGGGTCCCGTGGGCCGAGGCCCGCGACCGGGTCGGCTTCGACACGCTTCGCGCGCTGATGGACCGCATCGACCCGAAGGCGCTATTGGGCTGA
- a CDS encoding dihydrolipoyl dehydrogenase family protein, with the protein MASYDVDLLVLGAGAAGLTAAGTAANLGAKTMMVERDRLGGDCTWTGCVPSKTLLHAAHLRSSAGTFVDRFAAADADVPQADWRAVIGDVHETREEIYQDADAPEIFEGFGIDVVRGDARFTGPHAVHVDGAEGGRDVTFRMAVICTGGRAAPPPIPGLDGVPYLTNESLFEIETQPRHLVIIGGGPIGCEMGQAFRRLGSEVTILDKGDRLLGRDDADHSEILRGVLEREGVGLVLGAEVERVEGEAGAITVRATADGRPQTVEGDALLVATGRRPNVEDLGLDRAGVAFTEKGITVDDRCRTSQKHVWAAGDCTGEYQLTHMSEHMAKQAVTNAVLKVPAKIDRDGIAWATYTTPEVAQLGPTEAELTDDGRSFVTYRFPYSKVDRAATEHATDGHIKIHATRWRGKILGASVVGERAGELIAMLAVAKKGGVSVRTFSDTIIPYPTYGLGARRAADQYYVQKQFPAAIDVVKRVFGYRGLTPPPPDPDRVL; encoded by the coding sequence ATGGCCTCCTACGACGTCGACCTCCTCGTCCTCGGCGCCGGCGCGGCCGGCCTCACCGCCGCCGGCACCGCCGCCAACCTCGGCGCCAAGACGATGATGGTTGAGCGCGACCGGCTCGGCGGCGACTGCACGTGGACCGGCTGCGTCCCGTCGAAGACGCTCCTCCACGCGGCCCACCTCCGCTCGAGCGCCGGCACGTTCGTCGACCGCTTCGCCGCGGCCGACGCCGACGTCCCCCAAGCCGACTGGCGGGCGGTCATCGGCGACGTCCACGAGACGCGGGAGGAGATCTACCAGGACGCCGACGCGCCGGAGATCTTCGAGGGCTTCGGCATCGACGTCGTGCGCGGCGACGCGCGGTTCACGGGGCCGCACGCGGTCCACGTCGACGGCGCCGAGGGCGGGCGCGACGTGACGTTCCGGATGGCCGTGATCTGCACGGGCGGCCGCGCCGCGCCGCCGCCGATCCCCGGCCTCGACGGCGTTCCGTACCTCACCAACGAGAGCCTGTTCGAGATCGAGACGCAGCCGCGGCACCTCGTGATCATCGGCGGCGGGCCCATCGGGTGCGAGATGGGCCAGGCCTTCCGCCGCCTCGGCTCCGAGGTCACGATCCTCGACAAGGGCGACCGCCTCCTCGGCCGCGACGACGCGGACCATTCGGAGATCCTCCGGGGCGTGCTGGAGCGCGAGGGCGTCGGCCTCGTGCTCGGCGCCGAGGTGGAACGGGTCGAGGGCGAGGCCGGCGCGATCACCGTCCGCGCGACGGCCGACGGGCGCCCGCAGACGGTCGAGGGCGACGCGCTCCTCGTGGCGACCGGGCGGAGGCCGAACGTCGAGGACCTCGGCCTCGACCGGGCCGGCGTCGCGTTCACCGAGAAGGGCATCACGGTCGACGACCGGTGCCGGACGTCGCAGAAGCACGTCTGGGCCGCGGGCGACTGCACGGGCGAGTACCAGCTCACCCACATGAGCGAGCACATGGCCAAGCAGGCCGTGACGAACGCCGTGCTCAAGGTGCCGGCGAAGATCGACCGCGACGGGATCGCCTGGGCCACCTACACGACGCCCGAAGTGGCCCAGCTCGGTCCAACAGAGGCGGAGCTGACGGACGACGGCCGGTCGTTCGTGACGTACCGCTTCCCGTACTCCAAGGTCGACCGTGCGGCGACGGAGCACGCGACGGACGGGCACATCAAGATCCACGCGACGCGGTGGCGCGGGAAGATCCTCGGCGCGAGCGTCGTCGGCGAGCGGGCGGGAGAGCTCATCGCGATGTTGGCCGTCGCCAAGAAGGGCGGCGTGTCGGTGCGGACTTTCTCGGACACCATCATCCCGTACCCGACGTACGGCCTCGGCGCGCGGCGCGCGGCCGACCAGTACTACGTCCAAAAGCAGTTCCCGGCCGCCATCGACGTGGTCAAGCGCGTCTTCGGGTACCGCGGCCTCACACCGCCCCCGCCCGACCCGGACCGCGTGCTGTAG
- a CDS encoding CCA tRNA nucleotidyltransferase: MPTRTLSLPFEPVLRRVGAEADRLGVDAYAVGGAVRDALLGRDTTDLDVVAVGSGIELAKAVAKALGVKAPAVYEAFGTAAVTVPRARLGALLDEDGWDDADRLVLEFVGARKESYRSDSRKPIVEDGTLDDDLARRDFTVNALAASLNADSFGEIVDRFDGLGDLDAKVLRTPLDPAVTFEDDPLRMVRAARFAAQLGFDVAPEAVEAMAEAAGRIEIVSAERVTDELHKLLAAPVPSIGLGLLFRTGILEHILPEVTALAGVEEVGGRAHKDNFWHTLEVVDNLAHLQRGVGVGERADGYDLWLRWAALLHDIGKEPTKRWEPGTGWTFHGHEFLGPKKMIPPIFRRLKLPLGDPLDFVQTVVRLHHRPAALVDEDVTDSAVRRLLMDAGDDIEDLMLLVRADVTSKNARRVRRYLAGFDRVETRFAEVEERDRMRNWQPPVDGDEIQRRLGLGEGVAVGMLKEWVREAVLEGEVPNEHDPAWAYVLDRQAEAVRRGALFEEAVRTLRGPQRSAIGAVKEALFWDDVPEDEAAARAFVQSVVAEALAEREGD, from the coding sequence ATGCCCACCCGCACGCTCTCCCTCCCCTTCGAGCCCGTCCTCCGCCGCGTCGGCGCCGAGGCCGACCGGCTGGGCGTCGACGCGTACGCCGTCGGCGGGGCCGTGCGCGACGCGCTCCTCGGCCGCGACACCACCGACCTCGACGTCGTCGCGGTCGGGAGTGGCATCGAGCTGGCGAAGGCGGTGGCGAAGGCGCTCGGGGTCAAAGCGCCGGCCGTCTACGAGGCGTTCGGGACGGCCGCCGTGACCGTCCCGAGGGCGCGCCTCGGTGCGCTGTTGGACGAGGACGGCTGGGACGACGCGGACCGCCTCGTCCTCGAATTCGTCGGCGCCCGGAAGGAGAGCTACCGGTCCGATTCCAGGAAGCCCATCGTCGAGGACGGGACGCTCGATGACGACCTCGCACGGCGCGACTTCACCGTCAACGCCCTCGCGGCGTCGCTCAACGCGGACTCGTTCGGCGAGATCGTCGATCGGTTCGACGGTCTGGGCGACCTCGACGCCAAGGTCCTCCGCACGCCGCTCGACCCGGCCGTGACGTTCGAAGACGACCCGCTCCGGATGGTCCGCGCCGCGCGGTTCGCCGCCCAGCTCGGGTTCGACGTGGCGCCGGAGGCCGTCGAGGCCATGGCCGAGGCGGCCGGGCGGATCGAGATCGTCTCCGCCGAGCGGGTCACCGACGAGCTCCACAAGCTGCTCGCCGCGCCCGTCCCGTCGATCGGCCTCGGACTCCTGTTCCGGACCGGGATTCTCGAACACATCCTGCCCGAAGTCACGGCGCTCGCAGGCGTCGAGGAGGTCGGCGGGCGGGCGCACAAGGACAACTTCTGGCACACGCTCGAAGTCGTCGACAACCTCGCCCACCTCCAGCGCGGCGTCGGCGTGGGCGAGCGGGCCGACGGGTACGACCTCTGGCTCCGGTGGGCCGCCCTCCTCCACGACATCGGGAAGGAGCCGACGAAGCGGTGGGAGCCCGGAACCGGCTGGACGTTCCACGGCCACGAGTTCCTCGGGCCCAAGAAGATGATCCCGCCCATCTTCCGGCGGCTCAAGCTCCCGCTCGGCGACCCGCTCGACTTCGTCCAGACGGTCGTCCGGCTCCACCACCGCCCGGCCGCGCTCGTCGACGAGGACGTGACCGACTCGGCCGTCCGCCGCCTCCTCATGGACGCCGGCGACGACATCGAGGACCTCATGCTCCTCGTGCGGGCCGACGTCACGAGCAAGAACGCCCGGCGCGTCCGCCGCTACCTCGCGGGGTTCGACCGGGTCGAGACCCGGTTCGCGGAGGTCGAGGAGCGCGACCGGATGCGGAACTGGCAGCCGCCGGTCGACGGCGACGAGATCCAGCGACGGCTGGGGCTCGGCGAGGGCGTGGCCGTCGGGATGCTGAAGGAGTGGGTCCGCGAGGCCGTCCTGGAGGGCGAGGTGCCCAACGAGCACGACCCGGCCTGGGCCTACGTCCTCGACCGGCAGGCCGAGGCGGTCCGCCGCGGCGCGCTCTTCGAGGAGGCCGTCCGGACGCTCCGGGGCCCGCAGCGGAGCGCCATCGGAGCGGTCAAGGAAGCCCTGTTCTGGGACGACGTGCCAGAGGACGAGGCCGCGGCGCGGGCGTTCGTCCAGTCGGTCGTGGCCGAGGCGCTGGCGGAGCGGGAGGGCGACTAG
- a CDS encoding endonuclease/exonuclease/phosphatase family protein codes for MHVVRFTALAALFVSVLPAAAQTVPARGSDGTFDVATWNLEFFGDPSQGPSNDAVQLRNVVAVMQQGGIDLWALQEVVDTDDEWQTLLGELGTDFGAYLGPEVSSTPTFDQRLAFVYDRSVVQPIRTRTILESEDYEFAGRLPLEMQARVTVGGVARTVYVITFHAKASTDTESYNRRVAAADALKDYVDDRIARGEEVIVLGDFNDYLVGSTRGGSFDSPYDVFVEDEGYVPATLPLQQAGINTFCRSSTCTSGDTRDHLLFTAGLGDLYVSDSADRYGELLTAVPSYTTSTSDHLPVLAQFTFMPTAADDGPEADRVALLDPAPSPFRDYTRLRFRLGASANVRLEVFDALGRRVASLAGSFGEGEHAVPLDGRALTPGLYVVRLTAGDEVQARPIVRAE; via the coding sequence ATGCACGTCGTCCGTTTCACCGCTCTGGCGGCCCTTTTCGTCTCCGTCCTCCCGGCCGCGGCCCAGACCGTCCCGGCCCGCGGCTCCGACGGCACGTTCGACGTGGCGACGTGGAACCTCGAGTTTTTCGGCGACCCCTCGCAGGGCCCGTCGAACGACGCCGTCCAGCTCCGCAACGTTGTCGCCGTCATGCAGCAGGGCGGGATCGACCTGTGGGCGCTCCAGGAGGTCGTCGATACCGACGACGAGTGGCAGACCCTTCTCGGCGAGCTCGGCACGGACTTCGGGGCCTACCTCGGGCCGGAGGTGAGCAGCACCCCGACGTTCGACCAGCGCCTCGCGTTCGTCTACGACCGCTCCGTCGTCCAGCCCATCCGGACGCGGACGATCCTGGAGAGCGAGGACTACGAGTTCGCCGGGCGCCTCCCGCTCGAGATGCAGGCCCGGGTGACAGTCGGCGGCGTGGCGCGGACGGTCTACGTCATCACGTTCCACGCGAAGGCCAGCACCGACACGGAGAGCTACAACCGTCGGGTCGCCGCCGCGGACGCGCTCAAGGACTACGTCGACGACCGGATCGCGCGGGGCGAGGAGGTCATCGTGCTGGGCGACTTCAACGACTACCTCGTCGGCTCGACGCGGGGCGGCAGCTTCGACTCGCCGTACGACGTGTTCGTCGAGGACGAGGGCTACGTCCCGGCCACGCTCCCGCTTCAGCAGGCGGGCATCAACACGTTCTGCCGGTCGTCGACGTGCACCTCCGGCGACACGCGGGACCACCTCCTGTTCACGGCCGGTCTCGGGGACCTCTACGTCTCCGATTCGGCCGACCGCTACGGCGAGCTCCTCACAGCCGTCCCCAGCTACACCACGTCGACCTCGGACCACCTCCCGGTGCTCGCGCAGTTCACGTTTATGCCGACGGCCGCCGACGACGGCCCCGAGGCGGACCGGGTCGCGCTCCTGGATCCGGCGCCGAGTCCGTTCCGTGATTACACGCGTCTCCGCTTCCGCCTCGGCGCGTCGGCCAACGTCCGGCTGGAGGTGTTCGACGCACTGGGCCGTCGCGTCGCGTCGCTGGCCGGCTCGTTCGGCGAGGGCGAGCACGCGGTGCCGCTCGACGGCCGCGCCCTGACCCCGGGCCTGTACGTCGTCCGCCTGACGGCCGGCGACGAGGTCCAGGCGCGCCCGATCGTCCGGGCGGAGTAG
- a CDS encoding RNA recognition motif domain-containing protein, giving the protein MKNIYVANLPYSSGDDDLRTLFEEYGTVDKATVIKDRDTGRSRGFGFVEMSNDGEADAAIEGLNGQDMGGRPLTVNEARPRTERSGGGGGGGGYRGGGGGGGGYRGGNGGGGGGYRGGGGY; this is encoded by the coding sequence ATGAAGAACATTTACGTCGCGAATCTCCCGTACTCCTCGGGCGACGACGACCTCCGCACCCTGTTCGAAGAGTACGGCACCGTCGACAAGGCGACCGTCATCAAGGACCGCGACACCGGCCGCTCGCGCGGCTTCGGCTTCGTCGAGATGTCCAACGACGGTGAGGCCGACGCGGCCATCGAGGGCCTCAACGGCCAAGACATGGGCGGTCGCCCGCTCACGGTCAACGAGGCCCGCCCGCGCACCGAGCGCTCCGGCGGCGGTGGTGGCGGCGGCGGCTACCGCGGTGGCGGCGGCGGTGGCGGCGGCTACCGTGGCGGCAACGGCGGCGGTGGCGGCGGCTACCGTGGCGGCGGCGGCTACTAA
- a CDS encoding carbamoyltransferase family protein produces MTVLGLSCFYHDSAAALVRDGEIVAAAQEERFSRRKHDPSFPRGAVDYCLQEAGLDASELDAVAFYDKPLLTFERLLETYVAYAPRGLASFLEAMPLWLKRKLWTPDVIRTELGDYDGPMVFSEHHRSHAASAFFPSPFERAAVLTTDGVGEWATTSWGVGEGNGLDLKAEIHFPHSLGLLYSAFTTFCGFRVNSGEYKLMGLAPYGEPRYVDAITEHLIDLKPDGSYRLHADAFTFPVGLRMTGRRFEELFGGPARAPESPLTQREMDLARSVQVVVEEAVLRMARHVHAETGETNLCLAGGVALNCVANGRLLREGPFERIWVQPAAGDAGGALGAALVATHEWAGLGRTVHPADAMRGAMLGPAWGPEEIRAVLDAEGLPYHEAPTEAALVDRVAGLLAEGSTVGWFQGRAEFGPRALGHRSILADPRDRATQRRVNLQIKFRESFRPFAPSVLAERAGEFFDLGGPDGLDPSGPESPYMLLVGPVRDARVEGDGLERLGRVESAVPAVTHVDGSARVQTVTKERNGLYYDLLKAFEAQTGCPVLVNTSFNVRGEPIVHAPADAVRVFRRTHMDALAIGPFVVTREALPEAERQPFTAEQIAEAYGLD; encoded by the coding sequence TTGACCGTCCTCGGCCTCTCCTGCTTCTACCACGACTCCGCGGCGGCGCTCGTGCGCGACGGCGAGATCGTGGCGGCGGCGCAGGAGGAGCGGTTCTCGCGTCGGAAGCACGACCCGTCGTTCCCCCGCGGCGCCGTCGACTACTGCCTCCAGGAGGCCGGCCTCGACGCGAGCGAGCTCGACGCCGTCGCGTTCTACGACAAGCCCCTCCTGACCTTCGAACGGCTCCTCGAGACGTACGTTGCCTACGCCCCGCGCGGGCTCGCGTCGTTCCTCGAGGCCATGCCGCTCTGGCTCAAGCGGAAGCTCTGGACGCCCGACGTCATCCGGACCGAGCTCGGCGACTACGACGGGCCGATGGTGTTTTCGGAGCACCACCGGAGCCACGCCGCCAGCGCCTTCTTCCCCTCCCCCTTCGAGCGGGCTGCCGTGCTCACGACCGACGGCGTCGGCGAGTGGGCCACGACGAGTTGGGGCGTGGGCGAGGGGAACGGGCTCGACCTGAAGGCCGAGATCCACTTCCCGCACTCGCTCGGTCTCCTCTACTCGGCGTTCACCACGTTCTGCGGGTTCCGGGTCAACTCGGGCGAGTACAAGCTGATGGGCCTCGCGCCCTACGGCGAGCCACGCTACGTCGACGCGATCACCGAGCACCTGATCGACCTCAAGCCCGACGGCTCGTACCGGCTCCACGCCGACGCCTTCACGTTCCCGGTTGGGCTCAGGATGACGGGGCGGCGGTTCGAGGAGCTGTTCGGCGGCCCGGCCCGCGCACCGGAGTCGCCGCTGACGCAGCGGGAGATGGACCTCGCGCGGAGCGTCCAAGTGGTGGTCGAGGAGGCCGTGCTGCGGATGGCGCGGCACGTCCACGCCGAGACGGGAGAGACGAATCTGTGCCTCGCGGGCGGCGTGGCGCTCAACTGCGTGGCGAACGGCCGGCTGCTCCGGGAGGGCCCCTTCGAGCGGATCTGGGTCCAGCCCGCGGCCGGCGACGCCGGCGGGGCGCTCGGCGCCGCGCTCGTCGCCACCCACGAGTGGGCCGGCCTCGGACGGACCGTCCACCCGGCCGACGCCATGCGGGGGGCCATGCTCGGGCCGGCGTGGGGCCCGGAGGAGATCCGCGCCGTGCTCGACGCCGAGGGCCTCCCCTACCACGAGGCGCCCACCGAGGCGGCCCTGGTCGACCGCGTCGCGGGGCTGCTGGCCGAGGGGAGCACGGTCGGCTGGTTCCAGGGCCGCGCCGAGTTCGGGCCCCGTGCCCTCGGCCACCGCTCGATCCTCGCCGACCCGCGGGACCGCGCGACGCAGCGCCGCGTGAACCTCCAGATCAAGTTCCGCGAGAGCTTCCGCCCCTTCGCGCCGTCGGTGCTGGCGGAGCGGGCCGGCGAGTTCTTCGACCTCGGAGGACCCGACGGGCTGGACCCCTCCGGTCCCGAGTCGCCCTACATGCTCCTCGTCGGGCCCGTCCGCGATGCGCGCGTCGAGGGCGACGGGCTGGAGCGACTCGGGCGCGTCGAGAGCGCCGTGCCGGCCGTGACGCACGTCGACGGCTCGGCCCGCGTGCAGACGGTGACGAAAGAGCGGAACGGGCTCTACTACGACCTCCTCAAGGCCTTCGAAGCCCAGACGGGCTGCCCGGTCCTCGTCAACACGTCGTTCAACGTGCGCGGCGAGCCCATCGTCCACGCCCCCGCCGACGCGGTCCGGGTGTTCCGGCGGACGCACATGGACGCGCTCGCGATCGGCCCGTTCGTCGTGACGCGGGAGGCGCTGCCCGAGGCCGAGCGCCAGCCGTTTACGGCCGAGCAGATCGCCGAGGCCTACGGACTCGACTGA
- a CDS encoding SxtJ family membrane protein, with product MSDSPSLLQTVRDEVRALDESPRALRSFGLVVGGVLLAIGALLWWRRGGGAWAWGLSGVGGLLVALGAVLPIVLKPVRTAWMAVAFTLGFVMTKVLLTLTFFLAVTPTALVLRLAGKDLLYRRPDPDATSYWLPRDDGRPDRESLERYF from the coding sequence ATGTCCGACTCGCCGTCCCTCCTCCAGACCGTCCGCGACGAGGTCCGCGCGCTCGACGAGTCGCCGCGGGCGCTCCGGTCGTTCGGGCTCGTCGTCGGCGGCGTGCTGCTGGCGATCGGCGCGCTCCTGTGGTGGCGACGCGGCGGCGGCGCGTGGGCGTGGGGGCTGAGCGGCGTGGGTGGCCTCCTGGTCGCGCTCGGCGCCGTGCTCCCCATCGTCCTGAAGCCGGTGCGGACGGCGTGGATGGCCGTCGCGTTTACGCTCGGCTTCGTCATGACGAAGGTGCTCCTCACGCTCACGTTCTTCCTCGCCGTCACGCCGACCGCCCTCGTCCTCCGCCTCGCCGGCAAGGACCTCCTCTACCGCCGCCCCGACCCCGACGCGACCTCCTACTGGCTCCCCCGCGACGACGGCCGGCCCGACCGCGAAAGCCTCGAACGGTACTTCTAG